The Candidatus Margulisiibacteriota bacterium genome segment ATTTGCCGCGCGTACATAACTATATATTCACCGCCTAAAAATACATCTGCTTATAAACTCACAAAAAAGTAATTACCCACTTATCGAAAAAATATACCTTTGAAATGCATCGAATTTTGCTGGTATTTTTTATCCATCAGTGTGCCGGCGGGGACGCTATAATGTTGCTTGGTGGAAAAGTTGCGAAACATATGAGACAAAAGTAAGGGAAAAGGAGTCTCAAAATCAGAGGGAAAAGAGGGGTACAAACAGTAAAAAAGAACTTGTGGTACGGGACAGCTTTGGGTACAAAGTCGGGCATGGAAACATTCAATATTGAGCGTGCTAACCGCTCTTTGGACGAGGAATTCATTGCCGCTAATCTATATCGTTACGATGCTGATTTTTGTCTTGCAGAATTTAATTCTAAACTCCTGGGGCATTTGATCTGGTATAATACAAAAAGAGTACATAAATCTTTGGGCAATATTACGCCCCTGGATTTTATGAATACCAACCTTAAGTCTCATATGTATGGAACTTATACACTTGGTTGCATATTATTAAGTATGTTATAAAATTAAAACTATGGACGATTTCTTCACCAAGCAAACAGTTTACAACAAGAGGTGTTTCAGATTATGAAAACATCCAAGAATTCACGCAGTCTATTGCCAATAAGTTAAGGCAAGAGCTGTCCGATGTATTTGTCAGACCCATATTATTAAATGATGGCTCAAGAACAAATGCGCTATTCCTCTTAACAAAACATCTTAAAGGACTAATGTTATTCAATAGTCTTGCTTGGAAATACACAGAAGACGGGATGTGTTTGTTGGCCAGCCAATTTGTAGCAAAACCAACTCAACAGTTGTTATTCGATTTTCCTAAAGAACAAAATACACGTTATATTTCAGCACAGCAAAATCTAGAAAGCATTATTCTGGCAGAATTCAAACAAAAAAGATTTATATCTAATGCAGAAATAATTGCTCTAACCGCAGTCGCCGGATTTCTCCCGCACCAAGCAAATGAAATTATTAAAAAACTGTATACAGCAAAATTCTTACAGAAGACCTATTTGGACGCTACAAAACAAAAGGGATTTTATATTGCCGAAGAGCATTGGAAAACCAAGCTATGCCTGC includes the following:
- a CDS encoding integrase core domain-containing protein → METFNIERANRSLDEEFIAANLYRYDADFCLAEFNSKLLGHLIWYNTKRVHKSLGNITPLDFMNTNLKSHMYGTYTLGCILLSML